One stretch of Tribolium castaneum strain GA2 chromosome 5, icTriCast1.1, whole genome shotgun sequence DNA includes these proteins:
- the LOC103314877 gene encoding germ cell nuclear acidic protein, giving the protein MRVSVNNLSLTVTVLYFKILFFYTFYRIFQSTNFYPTMNGSFELLSTMSPKVNKSIINSNLVPPCKKQTSLQARPTKLALRKYFRKSQNARHVKQSIKHDLIIEIESSSSCSFEEKVLNETPIVISDSDNSFIIEKTPVKTVPEKDCNKRHMPGQSNERMSKGKYNSIELWVEDVNKAKHNVSGFSEISSMIGNDNPGFKKSNINDAASSTMLESNLRFDELFRKKNINQENDLTVNNSLKSENQSLENVFKNMILNDSLYLNESFTSRLKNKNCVADNNKNSQRNGKNDTQIGSSQLDTNKSHNTSPGREKAENMGASDCEEYEKLLDSLYGNSWRDKREDILPSSEPKLKKNKLKITKAVPNTERRENKFSNLLDERKESNLLKDLQRARFRQALESPLMETIKKLCDSDTDSEDENKMPHVKLNFDDESSESDCVVPTKSPIKKTQLLKENNENFLGTCSFLASLSGCVPATNCDMTALIFRNNFKQQRDKLTEKLFHLYNEQVFDNSISEDTRIEWSEKLRGTAGYCRCRKITKRTGVVERHATIVLSSKVLDRADRLRDTLIHEMCHAATWIVNQVTDGHGPFWKSWASRAMKTFPELPPIKRCHEYVINTKYTYKCTGCGYSIGRHTKSLNTETKRCGYCYGKFEVLINKISKKGETKSIPATPKKPSGFALFVKENYATVKTPDLKHGDVMKILGQQFADLKVDQS; this is encoded by the exons ATGCGCGTATCCGTCAACAATCTGTCGTTAACTGTCACTgtcttatattttaaaatattgtttttttatactttttaccGTATTTTTCAATCTACAAATTTTTACCCTACTATGAACGGATCTTTCGAGCTGTTAAGTACAATGTCCcctaaagttaataaatcaattataAACAGTAATCTCGTACCTCCATGCAAGAAGCAAACATCTTTACAAGCAC GTCCAACTAAATTGGCTTTAAGGAAATACTTTAGAAAATCGCAAAATGCACGCCACGTAAAACAATCAATAAAACATGATTTGATAATTGAAATAGAGTCTAGTAGCAGTTGCTCTTTTGAAGAAAAGGTTTTGAACGAGACACCTATTGTAATATCGGACAGTGataattcttttataattgaaaaaacaccGGTTAAAACTGTACCTGAAAAAGATTGCAATAAAAGACACATGCCAGGACAAAGTAATGAAAGAATGTCAAAAGGAAAATACAATAGTATTGAGCTTTGGGttgaagatgttaataaagcTAAGCACAACGTCTCTGGTTTCAGCGAAATATCTTCAATGATTGGAAATGATAATCCCGGctttaaaaaaagcaatatAAATGATGCTGCGAGTTCAACGATGTTAGAATCTAATTTACGTTTTGATGAGttgtttaggaaaaaaaatattaatcagGAAAATGATTTGACGGTGAATAACAGTTTGAAAAGTGAAAATCAGAGCCtggaaaatgtatttaaaaatatgattttgaaTGATTCTCTCTATTTGAATGAAAGTTTTACTTCAaggcttaaaaataaaaattgtgttgcTGATAACAACAAAAACTCACAACGCAATGGAAAAAATGACACCCAGATTGGATCCTCACAGTTAGATACAAATAAAAGTCACAATACAAGCCCAGGAAGAGAGAAAGCCGAAAATATgg gTGCTTCCGATTGTGAGGAGTATGAGAAGTTGTTAGACAGTTTATATGGTAACAGTTGGAGAGATAAAAGAGAAGATATTCTGCCTTCATCAGAgcccaaattaaaaaaaaacaaattgaaaattactAAAGCGGTTCCAAACACTGAAAG acgagaaaataaattttcgaatttactAGATGAAAGAAAGGAATCAAACTTATTAAAAGATTTACAAAGAGCACGATTTAGACAAGCTTTAGAATCGCCTTTGATggaaactattaaaaaactttgtgaCTCTGACACAGATTCAGAGgatgaaaataaaatgcctcacgtgaaattaaattttgatgatGAATCATCTGAATCTGATTGTGTTGTACCAACAAAATCACCAATCAAAAAAACGCAATTGCTAAAAGagaataatgaaaattttcttgGCACTTGTAGCTTTTTAGCGTCACTGTCTG GATGTGTTCCAGCTACAAATTGTGATATGACTGCcctaatttttagaaataattttaaacaacagAGAGACAAACTGACTGAAAAACTATTTCATTTGTATAATGAACAAGTTTTTGACAATTCCATTTCAGAAGATACAAGAATCGAATGGAGCGAAAAGTTGAGAGGCACAGCTGGATATTGTCGTTGtagaaaaattaccaaaaggACGGGTGTTGTCGAAAGACACGCTACTATAGTTTTATCTAGTAAAGTACTAGACAGGGCTGACAGATTGCGAGATACTTTGATACACGAAATGTGCCATGCGGCTACGTGGATTGTTAATCAAGTAACCGATGGACATGGTCCGTTTTGGAAATCCTG GGCTTCGCGTGCAATGAAAACTTTTCCCGAACTTCCGCCAATTAAAAGATGCCACGAATACGTCATTAATACTAAATATACTTATAAATGCACCGGTTGTGGATACAG tATTGGGCGGCACACAAAGtctttaaatacagaaacgaAACGTTGTGGCTATTGCTATGGAAAGTTTGaggttttaattaataagattAGTAAAAAAGGTGAAACAAAATCGATCCCTGCCACACCTAAGAAGCCGTCAGGATTTGCATTGtttgttaaagaaaattatgcaACTGTGAAAACGCCTGACTTGAAACATGGCGATGTTATGAAAATTTTGGGACAACAATTTGCCGACTTAAAAGTTGACCaatcttaa
- the mfas gene encoding transforming growth factor-beta-induced protein ig-h3, which produces MLKKALVLSIFISYVCCQRFNEFHFVDPFSESWNWHSRHNLFPREREVEEITERDREQLSPNYQDPATSGTEEKPVLKPKPQKPSSSYNPSVIPGGVVDIDAVGSPQLPTFPEADFGFSSFGGGAHSPVGGGLFGLGGFFGSVSDLKPWWKGPNVCIEREESADDDEEEEDPLESKKNETESETEKVPNFFSTAISLSNCRQSANKYECVTKINNHGVVKTFTVRYKCCYGFVRTKGGSGCEKQLELKPLLETINDLDAKVFRNLIQSTGLEETFKNGNYTIFVPTDTALNEFNEKMLELNNVDLRGDAKNALSNNDLVLSHAVAGFIDLTDNSNEDIIYSENKNSSIRINTYPTQNHEKMVTVNCAKITKPNNLASNGIAYLIDGVATPATQTIEDIIKEHKKLSNFRKVLESTDSFKNLRVNGHYTIFAPTDEAFNKLEPAAKQKLLRGDACAVSILKHHVTAHTVCSAAIMGNATTHNIEGEILNLERTSDDQLILEEKAKLIETDIMAINGVIHLIDTVLIPDSALHINAALKNENLTKFRELIEQAGFVEDIDNLNNATVFAPSNEAFDDPKVVKLLNEIKGDKEKLRDLILYHTLQGQLQSCDMNNNALLKTNDHDKELRLNLYSTLPLFSNVINRGTINCARIVGFDEKSCGSVIHEVSKVLLPPTQTILDLINADSKYSTLSGIIKGTEVEKILQENNRSITFLAPTDETLAAIDEADLKTLKEDKEKATTVLKNHILTEVLCCSGVGPQSWGFNTLVPTMTRQHHQVGRTGSHQIRIGRAVVTSCDNLATNGVLHTVNKVLFPQRPTSPSFGGFFLFDF; this is translated from the exons ATGCTGAAGAAAGCATTAGTCTTGAGCATCTTCATCTCCTACGTTTGTTGCCAGCGATTCAA CGAATTTCATTTTGTTGACCCTTTCTCCGAGTCATGGAACTGGCACAGTCGCCACAATTTATTTCCTCGCGAAAGAGAAGTTGAGGAAATCACCGAACGAGACCGTGAGCAACTGAGTCCCAATTACCAGGACCCTGCCACTTCTGGCACCGAGGAGAAGCCCGTTCTCAAGCCAAAACCCCAAAAACCCTCCTCCTCCTACAACCCTTCTGTTATTCCCGGTGGTGTTGTGGACATCGATGCCGTCGGAAGTCCTCAACTCCCAACCTTTCCGGAGGCCGACTTCGGCTTTTCCTCGTTCGGAGGCGGAGCTCACTCACCTGTTGGGGGTGGTCTTTTTGGACTTGGGGGTTTCTTCGGTTCGGTCTCTGACTTGAAGCCGTGGTGGAAAGG TCCTAACGTGTGTATCGAACGTGAAGAATCAGCCGATGATGACGAAGAGGAGGAAGACCCTCTCGAATCGAAAAAGAACGAAACCGAAAGTGAAACCGAAAAAGTCCCCAACTTTTTCTCAACAGCCATCAGCTTGTCCAACTGCCGTCAATCGGCTAACAAATACGAATGTGTTACAAA AATTAACAATCATGGTGTCGTGAAAACCTTCACGGTCCGTTACAAGTGTTGTTATGGTTTTGTGCGTACGAAAGGGGGCTCAGGATGTGAAAAACAACTCGAATTGAAACCTCTCCTAGAGACCATCAATGATTTGGACGCCAAAGTCTTCCGCAATTTGATTCAAAGCACCGGCCTGGAGGAGACTTTCAAAAATGGCAACTACACGATCTTTGTGCCCACTGACACGGCTCTCAACGAGTTCAACGAGAAAATGCTAGAACTG AATAACGTGGACTTGCGAGGTGACGCAAAGAACGCTCTCTCGAACAACGATCTCGTCCTCAGTCATGCCGTTGCCGGTTTCATCGACCTAACGGACAATTCCAATGAAGACATAATTTACAG cgaaaataaaaacagctcGATCAGGATCAACACGTATCCGACTCAGAATCACGAGAAGATGGTCACGGTCAATTGCGCAAAAATCACAAAGCCGAACAATCTCGCTAGTAACGGAATCGCATATCTAATCGATGGAGTTGCCACACCGGCCACACAAACCATTGAAGATATCATTAAAGAACACAAGAAACTGTCCAACTTCCGAAAAGTACTTGAAAGCACcgattctttcaaaaatttgcgAGTGAATGGCCATTATACGATTTTCGCGCCAACCGATGAAGCCTTTAACAAACTTGAGCCTGCAGCTAAGCAAAAGTTGCTCCGAGGAGATGCTTGCGCTGTTAGCATTCTCAAGCACCACGTTACAGCTCACACTGTGTGTTCTGCGGCCATTATGGGCAATGCTACCACACATAATATCGAAGGCGAAATTCTCAACTTGGAGAGGACATCCGATGACCAGCTTATTCTGGAGGAGAAGGCCAAACTGATCGAAACTGACATCATGGCTATTAATGGTGTTATCCATTTGATTGATACTGTTTTAATCCCTGATTCAGCCCTCCATATCAATGCAGCTTTGAAGAATGAGAATTTGACCAAATTCAGGGAATTGATCGAACAAGCCGGTTTTGTTGAAGATATCGATAATTTGAACAATGCTACAGTTTTTGCTCCATCAAATGAGGCTTTTGATGACCCCAAAGTCGTCAAATTGTTAAACGAGATCAAGGGAGATAAAGAGAAATTGAGGGATTTGATTCTGTATCACACTCTTCAAGGACAGTTACAATCCTGCGATATGAACAATAATGCCCTCTTAAAAACAAACGACCATGATAAGGAACTTCGACTCAATTTGTATTCAACG tTGCCGTTGTTTAGTAACGTTATAAACCGAGGGACCATTAACTGCGCTAGAATCGTCGGTTTCGACGAAAAATCGTGCGGCTCGGTGATCCATGAAGTCAGCAAGGTCCTTCTACCTCCAACCCAAACCATTCTTGACCTGATTAACGCCGATTCGAAATATAGCACTTTGAGTGGAATAATCAAAGGAACGGAAGTTGAGAAAATCCTGCAGGAAAACAATCGTTCAATCACCTTCTTGGCACCCACTGACGAGACTCTCGCTGCAATCGACGAAGCCGATTTGAAGACACTCAAAGAGGACAAGGAGAAGGCCACAACGGTGTTGAAAAACCACATTTTAACGGAAGTTTTATGTTGTTCGGGAGTGGGGCCACAATCGTGGGGTTTCAATACTTTGGTCCCTACTATGACCAGACAGCACCATCAAGTTGGTAGGACTGGAAGTCATCAAATAAGGATTGGACGGGCTGTTGTTACAAGCTGTGATAATTTAGCTACAAATGGTGTGCTACACACTGTGAATAAAGTATTATTCCCCCAAAGGCCGACTTCGCCCAGTTTTGGAGGGTTTTTCTTGTTTGATTTCTAA